In a single window of the Coffea eugenioides isolate CCC68of chromosome 3, Ceug_1.0, whole genome shotgun sequence genome:
- the LOC113766276 gene encoding cell division control protein 48 homolog B-like, whose product MANQLLAQRQKLNLYWGKILDYFQSSLFKVDAIDPALRRSGRFDTEIEVITPSEAERFQILKLYIKRLSLDPDVNLQSLAAACNGYVGADLEALCREAALSALRKSSDGDLGGKICNITVDDFKHARSIVGPSITRGVTVEIPKVSWEDIGGQYELKKKLQQAVEWPLKHSSTFSRLGVSPIQGILLHGPPGCSKTTLAKAAGHAAQASFFSLSGAELFSMYVGEGEALLRNTFRRARLAAPSIIFFDEADVVAARRGGSSSGSTTVGERLLSTLLTEMDGLEEAKGILVWAATNRPHAIDAALMRPGRFDLVLYVPPPDLEARYEILRVHTRGMKVDPDVDLRQIAADTKLFTGAELEGLCKEAGIVALREDISATLVCSQHFQTVRNSLKLALTREDINFYSSFMKNPLLRSSAPSKPRSNHRVKETKKLFILTIPITLGVIGFMLYGGIKYFLTSPDRVPKVLAST is encoded by the exons ATGGCGAATCAACTATTAGCTCAGAGGCAAAAACTTAACctctactggggcaaaattctGGACTATTTTCAG TCCTCTTTATTCAAAGTGGATGCAATTGATCCCGCGCTTAGAAGGTCTGGGCGTTTTGACACAGAGATTGAAGTCATAACACCTAGTGAAGCTGAACGCTTTCAAATTCTCAAG CTCTACATAAAGAGGCTTTCTTTGGATCCCGATGTCAACTTGCAATCCTTGGCTGCTGCGTGCAATGGTTATGTTGGAGCAGATTTAGAAGCTTTGTGTCGTGAGGCTGCTCTTTCTGCACTTAGAAAATCTTCAGATGGAGATCTTGGAGGCAAAATATGTAACATAACAGTGGATGATTTTAAACATGCTAGGTCAATTGTTGGGCCGAGTATAACAAGAGGTGTTACAGTTGAAATCCCAAAGGTTTCTTGGGAAGACATTGGGGGTCAATATGAGTTAAAG AAAAAGCTTCAGCAAGCTGTTGAGTGGCCCTTGAAACACTCTTCAACTTTTTCACGGCTCGGGGTGTCCCCTATTCAAGGAATCCTTCTTCATGGACCTCCAGGCTGTTCGAAAACAACACTTGCTAAAGCTGCTGGTCATGCAGCCCAAGCATCTTTCTTTTCATTGAG TGGTGCAGAACTCTTTTCTATGTATGTTGGTGAAGGCGAAGCTTTGTTGCGTAATACATTTCGGAGGGCTCGTCTTGCAGCTCCTAGTATAATTTTTTTCGACGAGGCTGATGTTGTTGCTGCAAGACG AGGAGGAAGTTCAAGTGGCAGCACTACAGTGGGTGAGAGACTTTTATCTACTCTACTAACAGAAATGGATGGTTTAGAGGAGGCAAAA GGCATTCTTGTTTGGGCTGCTACAAACCGTCCTCATGCAATTGATGCTGCACTTATGCGACCTGGACGCTTTGATCTA GTGCTTTATGTCCCACCACCTGATCTGGAAGCTCGATATGAAATTCTTCGAGTTCATACACGTGGTATGAAAGTGGATCCTGATGTTGATTTGAGACAGATAGCAGCAGATACGAAGCTCTTCACTGGGGCTGAACTGGAGGGGCTCTGCAAAGAGGCTGGAATTGTAGCTTTGAGGGAAGATATATCGGCCACTCTTGTTTGTAGTCAGCATTTCCAAACAGTCAGGAATTCCCTAAAACTAGCTCTTACAAGAGAGGATATCAATTTTTATTCCTCATTCATGAAAAATccgttgttgaggtcttctgctCCATCTAAACCCAGGTCCAACCATAGAGTCAAGGAGACcaagaaacttttcattttgACGATACCCATTACGCTTGGTGTCATTGGTTTTATGTTGTATGGTGGgattaaatattttttgacaTCTCCAGACAGAGTACCGAAAGTTTTAGCCAGTACATGA